Proteins encoded within one genomic window of Terriglobales bacterium:
- a CDS encoding ROK family protein yields MLVGVDIGGTKTAVILAEDPSHILFREEFPTLPKLGPEHALAKINELIELALKRHSSGKSLQIGVSCGAPLDPVAGIIQSPPNLPTWVEVPIKDILEKRFGAPCLLENDANAGAVAEHRYGAGAGCTNLVFLTLGTGIGAGLILNGELYRGSTNMAGEVGHVTLTEGGPVGYGKAGSVEGWASGWGMALHGVDVVKAAQQAGEPTVLAEVAASGQLTSKDIGLAAMNGDAVARRIVKNTGERLGQALAILVDILNPERIVIGGLALRLGSLLFEPALAEMNRHALPQSAQCCTVLPAQLGERIGDVAALCVADGLSRSATSLDV; encoded by the coding sequence ATGCTTGTCGGGGTTGACATTGGCGGGACAAAAACAGCGGTGATCCTCGCTGAAGATCCCAGCCACATACTGTTTCGGGAAGAGTTTCCGACTCTGCCCAAACTTGGGCCAGAACATGCGCTCGCGAAGATCAACGAGCTGATTGAGCTCGCACTGAAACGCCACAGCTCCGGCAAATCGCTCCAGATCGGCGTGAGTTGTGGAGCTCCGCTTGACCCTGTCGCAGGAATCATCCAGTCTCCTCCGAACCTTCCTACCTGGGTCGAAGTTCCCATTAAGGACATCCTCGAAAAACGTTTTGGGGCGCCATGTTTGCTCGAGAACGATGCGAACGCAGGTGCCGTCGCTGAGCACAGATACGGTGCAGGAGCAGGTTGCACCAATCTTGTCTTCCTCACTTTGGGTACGGGGATCGGAGCGGGCCTGATCCTGAACGGAGAGCTTTACCGTGGCTCGACAAACATGGCAGGCGAGGTGGGACATGTCACGCTGACGGAAGGCGGTCCGGTTGGATACGGGAAAGCCGGATCTGTAGAAGGCTGGGCAAGCGGTTGGGGCATGGCCTTGCACGGAGTGGACGTCGTCAAGGCGGCACAGCAGGCCGGTGAGCCAACGGTCCTCGCCGAAGTTGCTGCGTCTGGTCAGTTGACGTCGAAGGATATTGGTCTGGCTGCAATGAACGGCGATGCGGTCGCGCGCCGCATCGTCAAGAACACCGGCGAACGCTTAGGACAAGCGCTTGCGATTCTCGTCGACATTCTGAATCCCGAGAGGATTGTGATCGGCGGTTTGGCATTGAGGCTGGGAAGTCTCCTGTTCGAACCCGCGCTTGCTGAGATGAACCGTCACGCTCTTCCGCAAAGCGCACAATGCTGTACGGTTCTGCCGGCACAACTTGGAGAGCGTATCGGCGATGTCGCCGCGTTATGTGTTGCCGACGGGTTGTCGAGGTCTGCAACTTCGTTGGATGTTTGA
- a CDS encoding glycoside hydrolase family 38 C-terminal domain-containing protein, translating into MSAAEPAAQNTTANSPQSSTNSDAGADQLWPPDAANLRLHMVGNAHIDAPWLWPLAETNAVVHSTFLSALDRLKEDPDVKMTTSSSQFYEWIADSDPALLDKVRKRVQEGRWDLVGGWWVEPDVNIPNGEALIRQGLYGQRSLKRLFGRTATIGFNPDSFGHTGSIPQILKLQGMPNYVFMRPNATEKQLPSSLFWWQGIDGTKALTFRIPLAYDDPGDVRNHMLREIELLRGQSVRNAMEFYGIGDHGGGPTKANISSIHRIMGEPGAPKLLFSTPDRYFSEVRKASFLNDLPVVTGDMQHHAVGCYTAGSDLKKLNRSTEVALVNAEKFAAIGNIAWGATYPKDDLTKAWKKVLLLQFHDTLGATTLPSYYDAAKNGYARAQDVASDALYLAVQKLAWQVPTVDPDSKYLVVFNPHAWTTNLRIEYDLGWDPKKPTVLEDERGKSIPYQWVQATTTVTNRIGLAAEVQVPAMGYRQIRLHNVPAVPQQPESALRVSDREMENAHLKISFLSDGTLSMLDKDNQKEVLRAVNNGNGGMRAVVLDDPSDTWSHHVRSYDREVGNFALQNIKVVESGPIRGRVRAKYAFGTSQLTIDYLLYATGRDLEARVTLDWHEHQKMLKFAFPVNVEDPKATYEIAYGAMERSTNGDEDPGQRWIDVSGRSGSQTYGLAVVNDAKYGYSANGSEMRVSVARAPVFAHHDPRTLDPGTDYQWMDQGVQSLRILLIPHSGTWQQADPTRNAEKLVTEVPIIYQGIHPGTRALSDSFLEVDAPEVIVSAVKQAEDGNDVIVRAYESTGAARRVRFNLRFAGTTWTGEFKPFEIKTLKVNPRTRQVSEVNALEE; encoded by the coding sequence ATGTCGGCGGCCGAGCCGGCGGCGCAGAACACGACTGCTAATTCGCCGCAATCATCGACAAATTCCGATGCCGGTGCGGATCAGCTATGGCCGCCAGACGCTGCCAACTTAAGGCTGCACATGGTCGGCAACGCCCACATCGATGCGCCCTGGCTTTGGCCCTTGGCGGAAACAAACGCCGTCGTTCACAGCACTTTTTTGTCCGCGCTCGACCGTCTCAAAGAAGACCCCGATGTGAAGATGACGACCAGTTCGTCACAGTTCTACGAATGGATTGCCGATAGTGATCCCGCCCTGCTGGACAAGGTACGTAAGCGCGTGCAGGAAGGACGATGGGACCTAGTCGGCGGGTGGTGGGTTGAGCCCGATGTGAATATTCCGAATGGCGAGGCGCTCATTCGGCAGGGCCTGTATGGGCAGCGCAGCTTGAAGCGTCTTTTTGGACGCACCGCAACCATCGGCTTCAATCCCGACTCCTTCGGCCACACCGGCAGCATTCCGCAGATCCTCAAATTACAGGGCATGCCTAACTATGTGTTCATGCGGCCCAATGCAACGGAAAAACAACTTCCGTCCAGTCTCTTCTGGTGGCAAGGAATTGACGGAACCAAGGCACTGACCTTCCGCATTCCGCTTGCCTACGACGATCCGGGAGATGTGCGTAATCACATGCTGCGCGAGATTGAACTTCTTCGCGGGCAGTCCGTTCGTAACGCGATGGAGTTCTACGGCATCGGCGACCATGGTGGCGGACCCACGAAAGCGAATATCAGCTCAATTCATCGGATCATGGGTGAGCCGGGTGCGCCGAAACTTCTCTTCAGTACGCCGGACCGATATTTCTCGGAAGTCCGTAAAGCGTCTTTTCTGAATGACCTTCCTGTAGTCACCGGTGATATGCAGCACCATGCAGTCGGCTGCTACACGGCAGGTTCCGATCTAAAGAAGCTGAATCGCTCAACGGAAGTCGCTCTGGTGAACGCCGAAAAGTTCGCGGCGATAGGAAACATCGCTTGGGGAGCCACGTATCCGAAAGACGATCTCACCAAGGCATGGAAGAAAGTTCTTCTGCTGCAGTTTCACGACACCCTGGGTGCAACAACACTCCCTTCCTATTATGACGCTGCGAAAAATGGCTACGCCCGCGCTCAGGATGTTGCCAGTGACGCACTGTATCTGGCGGTACAGAAGCTCGCTTGGCAGGTGCCGACCGTAGATCCCGATTCGAAATACCTTGTCGTCTTTAACCCTCACGCGTGGACGACCAATCTTCGGATTGAGTACGACCTTGGATGGGATCCTAAGAAACCAACAGTTCTCGAAGATGAACGCGGGAAGTCGATTCCGTATCAGTGGGTTCAAGCCACCACAACGGTCACGAACCGAATCGGACTTGCCGCCGAGGTGCAGGTCCCCGCGATGGGATACCGCCAAATCAGGCTCCACAATGTGCCTGCCGTTCCCCAACAGCCCGAATCCGCGTTGCGCGTGAGTGACCGCGAGATGGAGAACGCCCACTTGAAGATCAGTTTCCTCTCGGATGGGACTCTCTCCATGCTCGATAAGGACAACCAAAAAGAAGTTCTTCGTGCGGTGAACAATGGGAATGGGGGAATGCGCGCGGTTGTATTGGATGATCCGAGCGACACCTGGAGCCATCATGTCCGGTCGTACGACCGAGAAGTAGGGAACTTCGCGTTACAGAACATCAAGGTAGTTGAAAGTGGCCCTATTCGTGGACGAGTGAGGGCGAAGTACGCATTCGGCACGTCGCAACTGACGATCGACTACCTGCTATATGCGACCGGCCGCGACTTGGAAGCTCGCGTGACTCTCGACTGGCACGAACACCAAAAGATGCTGAAGTTCGCATTCCCGGTGAACGTGGAGGATCCGAAAGCGACATACGAGATCGCCTATGGCGCCATGGAGCGCAGCACGAACGGAGATGAGGATCCGGGCCAGCGCTGGATTGATGTGAGCGGACGCTCCGGCAGCCAGACCTACGGACTTGCGGTAGTAAACGACGCGAAGTACGGATACAGTGCTAACGGAAGCGAGATGCGCGTCTCAGTCGCTCGCGCCCCGGTATTCGCCCATCACGATCCCCGCACTCTCGATCCCGGAACGGATTACCAGTGGATGGACCAGGGCGTACAGAGCCTGCGGATCCTGCTGATTCCGCACTCGGGCACTTGGCAGCAGGCAGATCCGACTCGCAACGCAGAGAAGTTAGTCACCGAAGTTCCGATTATTTATCAAGGCATTCATCCCGGCACGCGTGCCCTCTCGGACAGTTTCCTTGAGGTCGATGCGCCGGAGGTCATCGTATCGGCCGTTAAACAAGCCGAAGATGGAAACGATGTGATCGTTCGTGCGTACGAGAGTACGGGGGCGGCGAGACGAGTCCGTTTCAATCTCCGGTTTGCGGGCACCACTTGGACCGGAGAGTTCAAGCCATTCGAAATAAAGACTCTGAAGGTGAACCCGCGAACTCGACAGGTGTCGGAAGTAAACGCTCTCGAAGAATAA
- a CDS encoding LacI family DNA-binding transcriptional regulator: MNRVRKHKKASAPALADVARLAGVGSGTVSRVINGGKNVSPKTLARVHAVMRELGYQPSYAARALKGAPSNTIGLIVPTVADPFFSSAAAAIEEVAGHHDTLVLLAASGNDPRKEERELNALIRRGVDGLILAPSGGSTPALVENAPFPVVCFDRPIQNAALTAVTADNYAGARAATEYLIDRGYKKILCVGGYGRLLTSQTRFKAHKDAVVEAGLPYLAELEAEDLTSTQSAVLRHVLGADRVDAIFSTKNTTTIYVYKCLKDLGIKIPGQIGIVGFDDFDLADVLDPPISVVRQPITRIATRAAELLFEEMSTQKTLKQTIKFDVELVLRGSC; the protein is encoded by the coding sequence ATGAACCGAGTGCGCAAACATAAGAAAGCTTCTGCCCCCGCTTTGGCTGACGTGGCGCGCCTCGCCGGGGTCGGTTCCGGAACCGTTTCCAGAGTCATTAACGGCGGCAAGAACGTTAGCCCCAAAACACTTGCCCGCGTGCATGCCGTAATGAGGGAGCTTGGGTACCAGCCCAGCTACGCCGCGCGTGCCCTCAAAGGTGCACCCTCGAATACGATCGGCCTGATCGTGCCGACAGTGGCTGATCCGTTTTTCTCGTCGGCAGCCGCGGCCATCGAAGAAGTTGCAGGGCACCACGACACTCTGGTGCTGCTCGCGGCATCGGGAAACGATCCTCGCAAGGAAGAGCGAGAGTTGAATGCGCTGATCCGCCGAGGGGTAGATGGGTTGATACTTGCTCCCTCAGGCGGAAGCACTCCCGCCCTCGTGGAGAATGCGCCCTTCCCCGTCGTGTGTTTCGATCGCCCGATTCAGAACGCAGCTCTCACTGCAGTCACGGCCGACAACTATGCCGGGGCCCGCGCTGCTACCGAATATCTAATCGATCGAGGATACAAAAAGATTCTGTGTGTTGGTGGATACGGCCGGCTTTTAACAAGCCAAACCCGATTCAAAGCCCACAAAGACGCCGTAGTCGAAGCAGGCCTGCCATACCTCGCGGAACTTGAGGCAGAAGACTTGACCTCGACGCAGTCAGCCGTGCTGCGGCACGTGCTTGGAGCCGATAGGGTTGACGCAATTTTCTCAACGAAGAACACGACAACTATATACGTCTACAAATGTTTGAAAGATCTGGGCATTAAGATTCCAGGCCAGATCGGAATTGTGGGTTTTGACGATTTCGATTTGGCTGACGTCTTGGACCCGCCGATCAGCGTGGTGCGTCAGCCGATCACTCGTATCGCAACCAGGGCGGCGGAATTGCTTTTTGAAGAGATGTCGACCCAAAAGACCCTGAAGCAAACGATCAAGTTCGACGTCGAACTGGTATTACGCGGTTCCTGCTGA